The genomic DNA AAGAAATGGAGTAAAATGGGGTTATGATAAGAGTGAAAAGTATATATTAAATCTAGTCGATTTAATTAAAGCAAAATATAAAGTTTACGATGACGTGCTCCTCTTTGGATTTTCGCAAGGAGGAAACCAGGGTCTACAATCCGCACTTTCTAGTCCTAATATTTTTCGCTATTTTGCAGGACTTTCTGGTGGTTACACTTCTTTAACCGATAGACAGATTTCAAACGCGGGAAAAATAAATATTCTATTTATCTCAGGGGACACAGGAGAAGGAGAAGCATTTACCCGACGCGAAATGGATAATCGCTTTCAAGTTTTAAAACGATACAATCCGTATGCTATTCGAAAAATCTATCCCGGGATTCGACATGAAGTCATTCACGAACAAGCCTTTTACATGTTTGACTGGTTAATGACCGTTAGCCAAAAAGATAGATCAACTCATTTGATCAAAGAAGATTTTTTTAAATCTTACTTTGATAGCACAAATGCACTCGGCTCTGAAAAATATCAAGAAAGCATTCAATATGCATATGATAGCATTTCTAAAAATAAAGTCTTTGCCCCTTCTTATTTTAATTTAGTGTCCTCTTTTTTCTCAATGAAGGATATCCTCAGCTTTAAAAAGTTTTTTTTCCCAATGCTTGAATTATACTCGACCTATTCTTTCTTCGATCATAGCCCCGTCTTAAACTTGATTGAAAATATAAAATTATCCGATGTAGATTTTTTAATCAAAGAAAAATTTTTGGAATTTGTTCAAACAAAATTAAACGAATATGAAACTAGACTTTCCAATCTTTACAAAGGAGAAATCTATTTACTGCTCGCGGAGCTACACATCATTAACCACAATACACAGTATGCAAGAGCCGCTTTCAAAAAATCTTTATCATTCTATACCCAAATAAATCCCAAAGAAACGATTTATATAGATGCGCAGGTTAAGAAGAAATTAATTTATGTAACCGAATACATTAAAGAATTGGAAGTAATTAAATAACCAAATATTGTTTGTTGAATTATAGACTTTTGCAGACAGTAGTTCCATCGTATGTACACGATTTAATTTTTAAGCTTGTCGAAGTTGAACTTACTATACAAGACTTTGTATCACTGTAAATATTTTGTAAAAAAATAGTTCCATTAGAATAAGTCGTAGTGCAATTACATTTATAAGTAGCTGTAGCCGAATTAAAGCATTTACTTTCACTAAAAGTTTGTCCGGAAGAACAAGACATTGTTGCTTTAATATTAAACCACCATTCACTGCAATCAGTTGATGAAGCAAGACAACTATTTCCAAAGTTACTTACCGAGGATGAAAGATTTGCGGCAGAAGTGAGACAAGAGGTGGTTTGGGATTGCTGTGTTTGCAATATTAACAATGATAGCAGTGGTTTATTATCTTTTTCTTTTGACTTATTACAGCCTATAAATGTAACCCAAAAAAACATAATAGTTGCAAAAGTTTTCATTATATTCATATATTTGTTCGTGTAATTATTTAAGTTATTAATTGCACTTATTAATAAAATGTTGTCAATAATAAAAAGCAAAACCTATTCAGATCTCTAGAATTACGAGAGTTGACTGATTCAAATTTCTTTTTTTCACTTCCTGACAGTTTCATGACAAATGGAATTTAAGGTATGGTAATATATTGGTATGTGGTCAAACTTACTTATATTGCATTCAAACGATAAGAACAGAGACAGAGAAACCTTTTCAGGTTTATTACACTGGAAAACATGTATGAGAACCCTTTATATCGGGGACATTCGAATTTTCGATCATACTCAGGTGCAATTCTCTCGACATTATGAGACCTATGTGGGCTACGAAGCATACAAATTGCTTCTCGAAATTGTAAGTGGAATTCGTTCACGACTACTTGGAGAAACAGAAATTTTAGCGCAATTCAAAGAAATCATGAAAAATGAATCGTTACCAAAACACTCTCTTGGTGACTACTTAAAGAAACTCCGCGACCAAATCATTGAAGATTCGCGAAAAATTCGAAGTGGGCATTTACGTTTTTTGGGAGATCAGTCTTATGGTGGTTTAGCAAATCGTTATTTAAAGTCCACAAAAGAAGTAGTCTTGTTCGGGACTGGAAATTTGGCAGTAAAAGTATTACCCTGGCTTTTAGAAAAAAATAGAAAAGTAACTGTGATAGGAAGAAATTTAGAAAAACTTAAAGAAATCGCTTCCAAGTATCCTGTTCAAATTCAAACGTTAGACGCTTTCGTTCCTAAGGATGAAGCAATTGTCATTGCAGCTCCCATTTCCTTAAAAGAAATTATTCCTTCCATAAAAGACAATACAATGGTCGTTGATTTTAGAGAAGACGATAAAGGGGATAATTTTGGTAATGCGCTTAATTATATTTCTTTCGAGTCAATGCTAAATTCTCTCAAAGCGCAAGAAGAGAGAAACAATGAACTTCGAAAGACTTTGGAAAAAGTCGTTACTGAACTTGCGATAGAGCGTGAAAATGAAAGCCAAAACTTTATCTATGGTTGGGAAGACATACCTTGCCTAGCCTGCTAAAAATTGGTTCCAGAAAAAGCGCACTAGCGAAATTACAATCCTATTTAGTAGCAGATGCTCTAAAGAAAAAATTTCCCGACCTAAAAATCGAATTTTATTTTAAAGAATCGTTAGGCGATAAAGACCTCACTTCTCCGCTTTGGAAAATGGGCGACAGAGGAGTTTTCACAAAAGACTTTAAAGAAGATTTACTAAACGAAACAGTCGATGTAGTCATTCACTCTTGGAAAGACTTAGATTTACAACATGAGGATAACACAGAAGTAATCTCAATCCTAGAGCGAGCCGACCAAAGAGATCTACTCCTTTTTAAAAAAGAACATTTATTAAATCCAAATTTTTCAGAAATAAAAATATTCAGTTCTTCCCCAAGAAGAGAATTCAATCTAAAAAGATTTTTAGCGAAAGCTTTACCAAAAAGACTACAGGGTAAACCAATTGTATTCGAGCCCGTGCGCGGAAATATGCAAACAAGACTCGCCAAATGGAGCGAATCAAAAGAAACGCAAGGACTCATTTTAGCCAAAGCTGCCCTTGATAGACTCCTAACTGAGAATTTTCCAGAAGCGGCAACTGACGAGTATGCGCAAATCAGAAAAACGATTCGCGTTTACTTAAAAGATGCAGCCTTTATGTGTCTGCCTCTTTCGGAAAATCCAAATGCTCCTGCACAGGGCGCACTCGCTGCCGAAATTAAATCAACGAGACAAGATATACGTGAAATCATTGCAACTCTTACAATTCCAGAAGTAGGCAAATCAGTATTAATCGAAAGAAAAGAATTACAAAAATACGGTGGCGGTTGTCATCAAAAAATTGGTGTAAGTTCACTCGTTAGAAAATATGGAGAAGTTTTTTATCTTCGCGGGCTAACTGATGACGGAATAGAACTAAACGCACAAGCTCTTTCTAAAAATAAAACCACTCAACCAAAAGCTGAGCGCATAACGAGTATTTTCCCAAGAGAAAATGAAAAATTAAAATTTAAAAGAGAAACAATCACCGAACCAGAACTAAGTGGTTCCAATTTCCTAGTTGCACGCACCAATGCCTGGCATCCAAACTGGACTCAGATGAATTTGGAACAAATCATTTGGGCAGCCGGAATAAAGACATTCTATCAATTAGCCGGAAAAGACCAATGGGTGAGCGGAACCTCAGACGGACTAGGCGAAGATGAAAATCCAAATATTTCGATCCTGCTTGGCGAAGAGAAACCATTTGTAAAATTAACCCACGAAGATAGCGGCGAAATTCAATCCAATTTAGAAAGAATCTATACTTATAAAATTTCATTAGAAGCGGATATTCCTGATTTAACGCAAAAGACTCATTTCTTTTGGATGAGTGGCTTCCAGTTTGATCTGGCTATTCAAAAGTATCCTTCAATTGTAAATAGCTTTCATGCCTGTGGTCCGGGTATTACTGCTACTCATATTAGAAAGCGACTTGGTGAACTAGGAAGTCTTGAGATTTTCTTAAATTATGAAGATTGGGTTGGGTTTCATTCGTCGTAGAGACGTTTTATGAAACGTCTCTACGAATAGTAAATATTATTTCAATTGCTTTGCATCGTGAGAGATTACTTTCTTGCGATCTACTTTTACGAAACCTTTTACAGTATGAACTGTGAAGGTATTGTCATCCATAGCGGTAATCACACCAGTAACCGCTTGTCCACCATCTAAAGAAAGAACTTCTAAACGTCCATATTTCGCGAAGAGACTTTGTTCAGTCTCAGCAGGAGCAGAGTTAGCATCTGATTCTATTTCATCTTTGCCTTCGATAATTTTTATATCAGCATCTGTAATAGCGGATCTCTTGAAATTTCCACCGCGAGAAATTTCTTGTGCAGATTGTTTACTATCTAAAATTTCGATCGGCTCAACAGTGAGTGGAACTTCCTCTTTGTGTTTCGTAATCCCAACAACCCCATCTAGAACGGATACTCTAGTGACATCCTCTTTGCCTTTATCAGGATCAACTACAACTAAGAAGCGAGTTCCTCTTACTCCAGCGATTACAGTTGGAGTTACAATGTTGAAATTATCAGATTGTTTCTGTTTGGTAACATTTGCCACTAACATACCTTTCTTTATCGAAACCTCTTCTGTAACATTTCCGTTTGTTTCTACTAATCGCTTAAGAGAAACTTCCGTATTTGCCTTGATTCGTAAAGACGATCCATGAGAGAATTCTAAATCAACGGTTGATTTGTCTCCTGTGAATAGCATTTGATTTGTAGTAAGAAGAGCGCCTACTTCTGGTTTAACGCCTGCATCGCTAGGATTTGATTTTACTTTTACATCCCCTACTACAAAAGTAACTTTTGCTTTTAATTCACCGGGAGTAGCAACTTGCGGCTCCTTCGGCTTATCTCCATTACCCACAGCAAGAAAAATTCCCAAAAAGATTACTGCTGCTGCCCCTAATACATAGATTATTTTTTTATTCATTCCATTACTCCGATCTAATTTTATAATTTTTTGTTGTTCCATTTTTTGAAATTTATCTAGAATCTCACTTGAAGTCGGAAACTCAATCGTATGTGCTCCCGTTCTAGAAAGAAGTTCTTCGATACTTCTAACCCGCTGCGATACTTCATTTGGTTTGTTATCAATTAAAGCATCATAAACTTTTTTTTCTAATTCTGAAAATTCTTCCATTCTATTACTCGCTTATCTTCATTTATGGTGCAATTCCATGCTCTTCGGCTAGCTGAATCAACCTTGCAGTCGCTTTCACTACTAACCTCGAAACAGTTGAAATTGATAATTCCATTACTTCCGCAATTTCGGCTAACGTCATATCCTTTATATTTTTCATAATCAGGGCGACTCTTTGATCTTCCGGTAGCAACGCCAAACACTGTCGTAACCTCAACTCCATATCTTTCAATTCTTCTCTTTTTTCAAATGATGTCTTCTTACTCTGATAAATATCAATATTGTTGGATGCGTTTTCTTTTACCGTGGAAAACTTTTTACTATAATTAATAGAATTGTTCCTGGCAATCGTGTAAAGAACCATGATAGCTTTTTCAGGAGGAAGATTACTCTCACCATAACTCCTAAAATAGCTAAAAAAAGTCTCTTGCATCAAGTCAGAAGCAACCTCTTGGTTGTTGGAATATTTATATAAGAAATCAAAGATTCTTTTATGATACATCTCATACAAACTTCCCATGTAAAGTGTCTTATCTAGCATCAAAACATTGTTTAGAATAAGTTTCATATTTTCAAGATAAAAAACTTTGCATCCACTTGCTTAATTAGACAAATTAACTTAGGGTTTTTTTCATCTGAGCATTTAATATATTTATTTTTTTGCCTTACTCGGAGCCTTTTCTTTTTTTTCTGCAGAATTTACTTCGGCGAATTGGTCTTTTAATACAGACTGAATTTGTTCCATCTCTGACTCAAGAAAAGAAAGAAACTCGGTATGATATCCATGACAAACAGTTTTCACTGAACAATAATCACATTTCCGTTTATCAGCTCCAATTGGAAATGCAGGGTATTGGTTTTCAGAAAGACTTTTCCAAAATGGTAAAAACAAATCATCCGAGTAATCTACTGTTCTTCCTCTTATGAGATTAGGTTTGCTTTGTAACGGAAAATGGAGAATTGCCGGCGCAACACAAACGGATTTAACACCAAGTAAATCATATATTTCCTTTTTAATTTGCTCCGATTGATTCACAACATGAGCTGTCAAACCTGACAGAATTCTATTTTTATCCTTTACATCCTTAGCAGATACAAATGAAGTTAAATATAGAGTATCCCTTTCGAGTAAAAGCAAATCAACATTTGTCTTAATTGATTCATTCCAAATCGCAGGCGTTGAAAATACGATTGAGTCTAATGTTTTATTTGCCTCCGATGAAAAAACTGCCTTTTTAAAAATCTTATTGTTTTCGGATAACAGTTCGTGATAGAAAGGTAAAAAGAAATTTTCAAGGTAATCTTTGAATTCTAACTCGGATAATTTTCCTAAGACACCAAATGGAAGTTCTCCTGACTCGATTCTCTTTGGACTAAAAATTTTTTTCGTAAGATCTGTAGCATCTAGACTTGAATCCTCTCTTAAATAAGAAAATAGCTGTCTGATATTAAAGTTCCTTGTAAGAGCACTGACCGATTCAAGCTCTCCACTAACATCAGCTTCTTCTTCTGTATCAACCGAGTATTCGTAAAAAAACTTTTTCGGGCATTCCATATAACTTACAAATTTTCTGACCGACAAATTTTTATTATGCGCTAATTTGGAATGTCCTACGTCAATCGACGAACGAAAAAAGTAAGACTTCATTTTCTGATTTAAGTTTTTATTAGAAGTTAAGGTATCTATTTCGCCAGATAAACGAGAGTCTGAGTTCGCTATCCAATTAGGATAAGAATTCTTCAACAGAGAAAGGTTTAATTCTTTTTGTTTTAAATCAATCAGATGAAACGTTTCTTTTTCAAAGACAGTAGCCTCATCCATTCTATATTCTAAATACGAAAATAAGGGAATCTTTTTATAGTTTGTATTTGCTTGTTTAGAAATACTCCTGATCCATTCCAACTCGCGCGCCGGATAATACTCTCTATCGTTAATCGTATCAAGACTCACATAGCTAAATGTATATCGCTTTGCATTGTGATTAAAGATATGATAAAAATAGTTTTTTAGTTTCAACGCTGCATCTAATCGAGAAGAATGAATCGTATCCTCTATCATTACAGAATCATGCTTACTAGAAGTGTGACTAAATTTTCTCTCGTCGAGTCCCACTAAAAACAAGTAATCAAAACTTGGATCAATTGCATCTAACAATTCTCCAACTACGACGCCGTTTTTTAGAACTCTGGCATCCCCTTCTGTCCATGATTCCATTAGCGTAAGCAATATATCCGCAAAGTCATCGAGAGTAAAATCTAGATTATCCGCAAGTAAAGAGCCTAACTCCGAATCTATTGACTCAATACTTGCCAAGAGATTATTTGTTTTAGTAAGCCCTCTCTCATTTAGTCGCACACTTTCCTCAGACTTATTATAACGCATCGATGGATGAAGATAGGTGTCCAAGATAATTCTAAAAAATTTACTAAAATCACTTAAACGAGTAAAGTCTTCTTTTAACCCAATCAAGTCTTGCAGCAAAGAAGAACTAACCGCTAGAAACTCATACACTTCTTCAATTAATTCTGTTTCTAGACTGATTGTATCGTCTGACGTATTTCCGATTAAAATCAAATTCAATCTAGACCATAAACTCTCCCAAGTCATCAAATTGGATTCGCGAAAGCCCTGCCTTTTTCGATGTTGTTTGTCCAAGAATTCAGTTAAATTCATCTTTGAAATAATTTGATTCCATACTTCTGGTTTTATAGAAATTCTCATTTCTTCTAAAATTGGATAGAAACAAGGATTATAAAAAAGAGAGAAAATCGTCTCTTTATCAAAATCAGAAATGGAAAGTTTTAAAATGGATGCGACCGCAGAGAAATAAGGAGACTTTTTCTTTCGAATGTCTTTCGTGAAGGAATAAGAAATTCCTATTCGGTCGAAAACATTGCTCACCAGGAGCGAATAATTCACATCTTCCGCTGGAAGAACAAGCTTAATCGACGTTAGCCGAAAAGCATCATCGTCTTTATGCTCTTCTATAAGACGAAGGATTTCTCTACCTACAAATTCAATTTCGCGATAAGCTTCCTGCGACTCATAAAAATTCAAATCTGCATTCGGTAAAATTTCTGGGAATTCAATTCCAAGTGTAGTTTGAATCTCTTCGATTTTCTTGTCTCCAAAGAATTTATTAAGAATATGCCAATCAGGAATTAATTGTTTCAACTTGCTTGAATTCAGTTTTACATTGTTCTTATGCATCAGACGAACAGGAGGCATCGGGATTAAAAAGGATATTTTTACGTAAGAAGAAAGAATTTCTAAAACTTTAAAATGAAGTGGATCTATCTCAGAGACTCCGTAGAGAATAATTTCATCTCCGAATTTTTCCTTTGCTTCTTTTTCTGAGATAAAATGAGATTTGCCGCCTGCACAGGCTTCGTATACATATTCTATTTCAATTTTTTTATTTCCCTTTGCTTTGATAAAGGTTCGAATCACTGAATCGTATTCTTCTTTTATATTGCTTGGAATTTTCTCTTCTTTTAAAGAAAATGAAATGAGCGATTCTTTCCAAAACTGGAAAATGGCACCGGCTAATTGCCGTAATACTTTCTTATTCACTTGAGAAGAAGCTTTGTCTTTGACACTCTTAGTCTTTCGCTTACTCTCTTCCTTATTTTGTTTTAAGAGAATACTTTCGATGAGTAAAATACAAGCTAGGTCAGAAATTAAATTTTCTGAAGAAGGCTGATTTTTTAAAAACTCCTTAGGAATAATTCTATAGGGACTAATTTCAAATAGCAGAGAAGGAATATTATCCGCTACGAGTTTAAGAGAAAGATAATCCGTTGTTAAATTTTCACGAGTGAAGACTCTTACCAAATCTTTTAGAATTAAAACATCTTCTCTTTCAGAAAATATTTCTAGTTTGCTTCGAAGAGATTGATAAAGAGCAGAATTGTCAGAGAAGATAGAAAGATAAAAATTATTCGAGCGAAATTCTTTCATACTTCATCGGCTCTTGGATCGGATTGAAGAAAAATCTTGTCTTGCAAGCAGGACAAGCATAATTACCCTTTGCACGCAGACGCAATTTTGCATTGCAAGAAGGACAATAGGTATAGAATACACCTTCTTTCACAAGAGCAGAGCGAACCTCAGGCAATGTAGAGACGGCATTAACTTCCTCTTCCGTTACATCAAGCTTTGATTCTAAAAAATCCTTTGCCTCTTCGCGTAACGCAAAGATGTGAATGATAGACTTGTCTATATTCTCCTGCAAAAGAGAAATGGAGTTTCCCTTAAGCCCTGAAAAGGCGATTTCACACCCAAATTCTCTTAGATGGTAAATAATTTTCTTTAGGAAAACTAAACCTTCTTGGCTAATAGAATCCACACCAGTAAAATCAAAGAGAACAGCCCTAGTCGTATGTGCCACAGATTCTACTTGTTTCCATACATTTTCCCCTAGACTTTGACCAAAGTTGCCTGACAAATTAATGACTATATGTTTTGCTTTATTCAATATTTCCTTT from Leptospiraceae bacterium includes the following:
- a CDS encoding NAD(P)-binding domain-containing protein; its protein translation is MRTLYIGDIRIFDHTQVQFSRHYETYVGYEAYKLLLEIVSGIRSRLLGETEILAQFKEIMKNESLPKHSLGDYLKKLRDQIIEDSRKIRSGHLRFLGDQSYGGLANRYLKSTKEVVLFGTGNLAVKVLPWLLEKNRKVTVIGRNLEKLKEIASKYPVQIQTLDAFVPKDEAIVIAAPISLKEIIPSIKDNTMVVDFREDDKGDNFGNALNYISFESMLNSLKAQEERNNELRKTLEKVVTELAIERENESQNFIYGWEDIPCLAC
- a CDS encoding FecR domain-containing protein; this encodes MEEFSELEKKVYDALIDNKPNEVSQRVRSIEELLSRTGAHTIEFPTSSEILDKFQKMEQQKIIKLDRSNGMNKKIIYVLGAAAVIFLGIFLAVGNGDKPKEPQVATPGELKAKVTFVVGDVKVKSNPSDAGVKPEVGALLTTNQMLFTGDKSTVDLEFSHGSSLRIKANTEVSLKRLVETNGNVTEEVSIKKGMLVANVTKQKQSDNFNIVTPTVIAGVRGTRFLVVVDPDKGKEDVTRVSVLDGVVGITKHKEEVPLTVEPIEILDSKQSAQEISRGGNFKRSAITDADIKIIEGKDEIESDANSAPAETEQSLFAKYGRLEVLSLDGGQAVTGVITAMDDNTFTVHTVKGFVKVDRKKVISHDAKQLK
- a CDS encoding uroporphyrinogen synthase; translation: MPSLLKIGSRKSALAKLQSYLVADALKKKFPDLKIEFYFKESLGDKDLTSPLWKMGDRGVFTKDFKEDLLNETVDVVIHSWKDLDLQHEDNTEVISILERADQRDLLLFKKEHLLNPNFSEIKIFSSSPRREFNLKRFLAKALPKRLQGKPIVFEPVRGNMQTRLAKWSESKETQGLILAKAALDRLLTENFPEAATDEYAQIRKTIRVYLKDAAFMCLPLSENPNAPAQGALAAEIKSTRQDIREIIATLTIPEVGKSVLIERKELQKYGGGCHQKIGVSSLVRKYGEVFYLRGLTDDGIELNAQALSKNKTTQPKAERITSIFPRENEKLKFKRETITEPELSGSNFLVARTNAWHPNWTQMNLEQIIWAAGIKTFYQLAGKDQWVSGTSDGLGEDENPNISILLGEEKPFVKLTHEDSGEIQSNLERIYTYKISLEADIPDLTQKTHFFWMSGFQFDLAIQKYPSIVNSFHACGPGITATHIRKRLGELGSLEIFLNYEDWVGFHSS
- a CDS encoding sigma-70 family RNA polymerase sigma factor; this translates as MGSLYEMYHKRIFDFLYKYSNNQEVASDLMQETFFSYFRSYGESNLPPEKAIMVLYTIARNNSINYSKKFSTVKENASNNIDIYQSKKTSFEKREELKDMELRLRQCLALLPEDQRVALIMKNIKDMTLAEIAEVMELSISTVSRLVVKATARLIQLAEEHGIAP
- a CDS encoding exodeoxyribonuclease V subunit gamma, whose product is MKEFRSNNFYLSIFSDNSALYQSLRSKLEIFSEREDVLILKDLVRVFTRENLTTDYLSLKLVADNIPSLLFEISPYRIIPKEFLKNQPSSENLISDLACILLIESILLKQNKEESKRKTKSVKDKASSQVNKKVLRQLAGAIFQFWKESLISFSLKEEKIPSNIKEEYDSVIRTFIKAKGNKKIEIEYVYEACAGGKSHFISEKEAKEKFGDEIILYGVSEIDPLHFKVLEILSSYVKISFLIPMPPVRLMHKNNVKLNSSKLKQLIPDWHILNKFFGDKKIEEIQTTLGIEFPEILPNADLNFYESQEAYREIEFVGREILRLIEEHKDDDAFRLTSIKLVLPAEDVNYSLLVSNVFDRIGISYSFTKDIRKKKSPYFSAVASILKLSISDFDKETIFSLFYNPCFYPILEEMRISIKPEVWNQIISKMNLTEFLDKQHRKRQGFRESNLMTWESLWSRLNLILIGNTSDDTISLETELIEEVYEFLAVSSSLLQDLIGLKEDFTRLSDFSKFFRIILDTYLHPSMRYNKSEESVRLNERGLTKTNNLLASIESIDSELGSLLADNLDFTLDDFADILLTLMESWTEGDARVLKNGVVVGELLDAIDPSFDYLFLVGLDERKFSHTSSKHDSVMIEDTIHSSRLDAALKLKNYFYHIFNHNAKRYTFSYVSLDTINDREYYPARELEWIRSISKQANTNYKKIPLFSYLEYRMDEATVFEKETFHLIDLKQKELNLSLLKNSYPNWIANSDSRLSGEIDTLTSNKNLNQKMKSYFFRSSIDVGHSKLAHNKNLSVRKFVSYMECPKKFFYEYSVDTEEEADVSGELESVSALTRNFNIRQLFSYLREDSSLDATDLTKKIFSPKRIESGELPFGVLGKLSELEFKDYLENFFLPFYHELLSENNKIFKKAVFSSEANKTLDSIVFSTPAIWNESIKTNVDLLLLERDTLYLTSFVSAKDVKDKNRILSGLTAHVVNQSEQIKKEIYDLLGVKSVCVAPAILHFPLQSKPNLIRGRTVDYSDDLFLPFWKSLSENQYPAFPIGADKRKCDYCSVKTVCHGYHTEFLSFLESEMEQIQSVLKDQFAEVNSAEKKEKAPSKAKK